CGGAGCGGATGACGAACTGGGTGAACAGGCGTGCGTCGCCCAGGTTGATGCTGACATCGACGTTGTCGAACGGCATGTACACCGGGTAGCGGTCGGAGGTCTCACCGACGAGCACCCCGGCCGAGCCGATCGGAAGCTCGTGATGCTTGTCGGTCACCGGCGTCAGGCCTTGAAGGGCCGCGCGCTGTCCGCCGTACAGGCAGGAAAAGCCGCGCGGCGTAGTGGGATTGGACAACGTCGTCAACAGCACTGTCGTCGTCGGGGCGGCTCCGGGCCGCACCCGCACGCAGGTGGTGGTGTGGTCGGCTCGCGCGGACCACCAGACGTCCGGGCCACCGGGAGCGTTGTAGGCCGCGGTAAAGGTGCTGCGCCCCTTGATCACTGACCAGGTCTCCTTCTCGAAGGAGATCTCCGTGGCCTTGTCGAAGTCATCGAAGCTGCGCGAGCACCGTGCGTCAACCCCGTTGCTGGCCAACTGGTCTGCGATGCGGGTAGCCGAGGCCACCAGGTAGCGGGCCAGCCCGGACACCCCGCTGTCGCGCCTCTGGGCCGAGCGTCGGGTCGCCTCCGGGTTGGCACGCAGCACAATCCAGGTCCGCCGGTTGGCGGGCGCGGGGTAGGGGCCCACCACCTGCTCGTAGAGGGCCACCAGGCTCGCGGGTGCGGTCTTACCGACCCGATAACCGGCCGAGACGATGTCGGCCTCCAGGTCCGGGCAGTGCGCCGCCAGTAGCTTCTCGACCAGTTTCGTGCTCACGGTGTCGTCGGAGACGGCGCCACCGTTCACGATCACGGTCGGGGTGAACGGCCTTGGCACCAGCTCGATCACCGCGACCAGGTAGTCACCGTGCCAGCGCACCGCGACGTGATCGCCGGGCATCACGGTGGCACCGACCGCTGGCTCCGACGGCACATCGGGGGTGCTGCGGTGGCGACGCCGCCACGAGAAGATGGCCCGGACCCAACCGGTCAGCCGGTATCCGCGGATGGTGAGCACCGAGAAGATCGCGATCAGCACCGACAGCGTGATTCCGAGCCACAGCAGGTTGAAGTGCAGACAAATCGCGATACACGCCGGGATCAGCGTGGCCGCCCAGATGGCGTGCCCTGTGGTGAAGCGGAATCCGAAATGCCGTTGCAGGAAGCTCATTGGCGCCGTCGCAATGCACGTCGGGTCATCGCCGCGATGCCCAGGATCAGGGCCAGCGCTGCGCCGGCGACCACCACGCCGGTGATCGGGCCGC
The window above is part of the Mycolicibacterium fortuitum subsp. fortuitum genome. Proteins encoded here:
- the eccE gene encoding type VII secretion protein EccE: MSFLQRHFGFRFTTGHAIWAATLIPACIAICLHFNLLWLGITLSVLIAIFSVLTIRGYRLTGWVRAIFSWRRRHRSTPDVPSEPAVGATVMPGDHVAVRWHGDYLVAVIELVPRPFTPTVIVNGGAVSDDTVSTKLVEKLLAAHCPDLEADIVSAGYRVGKTAPASLVALYEQVVGPYPAPANRRTWIVLRANPEATRRSAQRRDSGVSGLARYLVASATRIADQLASNGVDARCSRSFDDFDKATEISFEKETWSVIKGRSTFTAAYNAPGGPDVWWSARADHTTTCVRVRPGAAPTTTVLLTTLSNPTTPRGFSCLYGGQRAALQGLTPVTDKHHELPIGSAGVLVGETSDRYPVYMPFDNVDVSINLGDARLFTQFVIRSAASGAVVTLGPQFREFATMINGRVGRVPRVAWPNATTYLGPHQGVGRVIMRPNFIDTPRHRQLPITLINPREESRYQMALEQ